In a single window of the Gossypium hirsutum isolate 1008001.06 chromosome D02, Gossypium_hirsutum_v2.1, whole genome shotgun sequence genome:
- the LOC107910254 gene encoding rho GTPase-activating protein REN1 isoform X6, protein MATKKNESSQKQQRMVFKKDEPSKGHQGDAAVVASPGPLLQAPPTPKSRVRNSVLKSGPLFLSTKAFTHILPEKYTLRGIGWTSWKKRWFILTQTSLVFFKSDPSAIPQKENEVNLILGGIDLNISGSVVVKADKKLLTVLFQDGQDGRTFTLKAESSEDLYEWKAAFENALSQAPSSPHVLGKNDILGNEKANAVNGSKDPVNNKQPVRSTVLGKPILLALEDVDGAPTFLEKALRFIEEHGTKAEGVLRLAADVEDVKCRIQEYEKGKTEFSPEEDPHVIADCIKYVIRELPSCPVPASCCNALLEAYRTLGGDRVNTMREAVLDAFPEPNRRLLQRILMMMRAVASNKTLNRMSSSAVAACMAPLILRPLVSGDCEIENDFNAGDDSSIQLLRAAAAANHAQVIVITLLEEYDKIFGEGYVPPNLYYGTEESGSESESESESESESESEEAADDDCNDATSGSNAYCDSDYVASGTGSKSGHSINNDLDDDKDSDYLSSSSEPSIADGDLKATKKLSSSLHSSLSENDLQRSEDNQSNKSSVIEANMFAEFGHRAKRPTVWGWAIAKKKLSMEPVHFPSKEEAEIERIKAEKSDLERGHTEEIEGNLVYEACLEKQKKTLHGHCQALQNDVSRLEEELHRERDKRTALEAGLTPSQGTVTLPNTVDEKADIKDIAQAEADINNLNKKVDELWMQLNQLLEQNSVSMNDRSNRHQPNHQEKRD, encoded by the exons ATGGCTACCAAAAAGAATGAATCATCTCAGAAACAACAG AGGATGGTTTTCAAAAAGGATGAGCCCTCTAAAGGACATCAG GGAGATGCTGCAGTTGTGGCTTCTCCTGGTCCTCTTCTACAGGCTCCACCAACTCCAAAATCTCGTGTCAGAAACTCG GTTTTAAAGAGTGGGCCACTTTTTTTATCTACCAAAG CTTTTACTCACATTTTACCAGAAAAATATACATTACGAG GAATTGGATGGACATCATGGAAGAAAAGGTGGTTTATTTTGACACAAACTTCGTTAGTTTTCTTCAAAAGTGATCCT AGTGCCATTCCTCaaaaggaaaatgaagtgaattTAATTCTTGGTGGTATTGATCTCAACATTTCAGGCAG TGTGGTTGTCAAAGCTGATAAAAAACTCTTAACTGTACTATTTCAAGATGGTCAAGATGGACGGACGTTCACACTTAAG GCTGAAAGTTCAGAGGATTTGTATGAGTGGAAGGCTGCATTTGAGAATGCCTTGTCACAAGCACCAAGTTCTCCTCATGTGTTGGGGAAAAATGACATCTTGGGGAATGAAAAAGCAAACGCAGTTAATGGTTCTAAGGACCCAG TGAACAATAAACAGCCTGTGAGATCTACTGTCTTAGGCAAACCAATTTTACTTGCACTAGAAGATGTTGACGGAGCTCCAACATTTTTGGAGAAGGCTCTAAGATTTATAGAAGAGCATG GAACCAAAGCAGAAGGGGTCTTACGACTAGCTGCTGACGTTGAAGATGTTAAGTGTCGAATTCAGGAATATGAAAAGG GAAAAACTGAGTTCTCTCCTGAGGAGGATCCACATGTCATTGCTGATTGTATCAAG TATGTCATTCGAGAGTTGCCATCATGTCCTGTCCCTGCTTCATGCTGCAATGCACTACTAGAAGCATATC GAACTCTGGGTGGTGATAGAGTCAACACTATGCGTGAAGCAGTATTGGACGCGTTTCCTGAGCCAAACCGTCGCCTACTACAGAG AATTCTAATGATGATGCGAGCTGTGGCttctaataaaactttaaatcGGATGAGCTCTTCAGCTGTGGCAGCATGCATGGCACCCTTGATTCTTCGCCCCCTTGTATCTGGTGACTGTGAGATTGAAAACGATTTTAACGCGGGTGATGATAGTTCAATTCAACTGCTGCGAGCTGCTGCTGCAGCCAATCATGCTCAAGTCATTGTTATAACATTACTCGAagaatatgataaaatatttgGG GAAGGATATGTTCCCCCCAATTTATACTATGGAACGGAAGAGAGTGgaagtgaaagtgaaagtgaaagtgaaagtgaaagtgaaagtgaaagtgaagagGCAGCTGATGATGACTGTAATGATGCAACATCTGGGTCTAATGCATACTGCGATAGTGACTATGTAGCAAGTGGAACAGGCAGTAAGAGCGGTCACTCTATTAACAATGATCTGGATGACGATAAG GATTCTGATTATTTGAGCTCTAGTTCTGAGCCCTCTATAGCTGATGGTGATTTAAAAGCCACCAAGAAGCTTTCAAGTTCACTTCACTCTTCCCTGTCTGAAAATGATTTACAAAGGAGTGAGGATAATCAAAGTAACAAGAGTTCAGTAATAGAGGCCAATATGTTTGCTGAATTTGGCCATAGAGCTAAGCGTCCCACTGTTTGGGGATGGGCAATT GCAAAGAAGAAGCTTTCTATGGAACCTGTTCATTTTCCTTCTAAAGAAGA GGCTGAAATAGAGAGGATCAAGGCTGAAAAATCTGACTTGGAAAGGGGACACACAGAAGAG ATTGAAGGTAATCTGGTTTATGAAGCCTGCttggaaaaacaaaagaagacaCTGCATGGGCATTGTCAAGCTCTTCAGAATGAT GTGTCAAGACTAGAGGAAGAGTTGCATAGGGAAAGAGATAAGAGGACAGCTCTGGAAGCTGGACTTACCCCTTCTCAAGGAACTGTAACTCTCCCAAATACGGTTGATGAAAAG GCAGATATTAAGGACATAGCTCAAGCAGAGGCAGACATAAACAATTTGAACAAAAAGGTTGATGAATTGTGGATGCAGCTGAATCAACTACTTGAGCAAAATTCTGTTTCCATGAATGATAGGTCCAATCGGCATCAACCAAATCATCAAGAAAAAAG ggactaa
- the LOC107910254 gene encoding rho GTPase-activating protein REN1 isoform X1 translates to MATKKNESSQKQQRMVFKKDEPSKGHQGDAAVVASPGPLLQAPPTPKSRVRNSVLKSGPLFLSTKAFTHILPEKYTLRGIGWTSWKKRWFILTQTSLVFFKSDPSAIPQKENEVNLILGGIDLNISGSVVVKADKKLLTVLFQDGQDGRTFTLKAESSEDLYEWKAAFENALSQAPSSPHVLGKNDILGNEKANAVNGSKDPVNNKQPVRSTVLGKPILLALEDVDGAPTFLEKALRFIEEHGTKAEGVLRLAADVEDVKCRIQEYEKGKTEFSPEEDPHVIADCIKYVIRELPSCPVPASCCNALLEAYRTLGGDRVNTMREAVLDAFPEPNRRLLQRILMMMRAVASNKTLNRMSSSAVAACMAPLILRPLVSGDCEIENDFNAGDDSSIQLLRAAAAANHAQVIVITLLEEYDKIFGEGYVPPNLYYGTEESGSESESESESESESESEEAADDDCNDATSGSNAYCDSDYVASGTGSKSGHSINNDLDDDKDSDYLSSSSEPSIADGDLKATKKLSSSLHSSLSENDLQRSEDNQSNKSSVIEANMFAEFGHRAKRPTVWGWAIAKKKLSMEPVHFPSKEEAEIERIKAEKSDLERGHTEEIEGNLVYEACLEKQKKTLHGHCQALQNDVSRLEEELHRERDKRTALEAGLTPSQGTVTLPNTVDEKIKADIKDIAQAEADINNLNKKVDELWMQLNQLLEQNSVSMNDRSNRHQPNHQEKRESGCSFLTGWITYRPGHFRCGLESTSN, encoded by the exons ATGGCTACCAAAAAGAATGAATCATCTCAGAAACAACAG AGGATGGTTTTCAAAAAGGATGAGCCCTCTAAAGGACATCAG GGAGATGCTGCAGTTGTGGCTTCTCCTGGTCCTCTTCTACAGGCTCCACCAACTCCAAAATCTCGTGTCAGAAACTCG GTTTTAAAGAGTGGGCCACTTTTTTTATCTACCAAAG CTTTTACTCACATTTTACCAGAAAAATATACATTACGAG GAATTGGATGGACATCATGGAAGAAAAGGTGGTTTATTTTGACACAAACTTCGTTAGTTTTCTTCAAAAGTGATCCT AGTGCCATTCCTCaaaaggaaaatgaagtgaattTAATTCTTGGTGGTATTGATCTCAACATTTCAGGCAG TGTGGTTGTCAAAGCTGATAAAAAACTCTTAACTGTACTATTTCAAGATGGTCAAGATGGACGGACGTTCACACTTAAG GCTGAAAGTTCAGAGGATTTGTATGAGTGGAAGGCTGCATTTGAGAATGCCTTGTCACAAGCACCAAGTTCTCCTCATGTGTTGGGGAAAAATGACATCTTGGGGAATGAAAAAGCAAACGCAGTTAATGGTTCTAAGGACCCAG TGAACAATAAACAGCCTGTGAGATCTACTGTCTTAGGCAAACCAATTTTACTTGCACTAGAAGATGTTGACGGAGCTCCAACATTTTTGGAGAAGGCTCTAAGATTTATAGAAGAGCATG GAACCAAAGCAGAAGGGGTCTTACGACTAGCTGCTGACGTTGAAGATGTTAAGTGTCGAATTCAGGAATATGAAAAGG GAAAAACTGAGTTCTCTCCTGAGGAGGATCCACATGTCATTGCTGATTGTATCAAG TATGTCATTCGAGAGTTGCCATCATGTCCTGTCCCTGCTTCATGCTGCAATGCACTACTAGAAGCATATC GAACTCTGGGTGGTGATAGAGTCAACACTATGCGTGAAGCAGTATTGGACGCGTTTCCTGAGCCAAACCGTCGCCTACTACAGAG AATTCTAATGATGATGCGAGCTGTGGCttctaataaaactttaaatcGGATGAGCTCTTCAGCTGTGGCAGCATGCATGGCACCCTTGATTCTTCGCCCCCTTGTATCTGGTGACTGTGAGATTGAAAACGATTTTAACGCGGGTGATGATAGTTCAATTCAACTGCTGCGAGCTGCTGCTGCAGCCAATCATGCTCAAGTCATTGTTATAACATTACTCGAagaatatgataaaatatttgGG GAAGGATATGTTCCCCCCAATTTATACTATGGAACGGAAGAGAGTGgaagtgaaagtgaaagtgaaagtgaaagtgaaagtgaaagtgaaagtgaagagGCAGCTGATGATGACTGTAATGATGCAACATCTGGGTCTAATGCATACTGCGATAGTGACTATGTAGCAAGTGGAACAGGCAGTAAGAGCGGTCACTCTATTAACAATGATCTGGATGACGATAAG GATTCTGATTATTTGAGCTCTAGTTCTGAGCCCTCTATAGCTGATGGTGATTTAAAAGCCACCAAGAAGCTTTCAAGTTCACTTCACTCTTCCCTGTCTGAAAATGATTTACAAAGGAGTGAGGATAATCAAAGTAACAAGAGTTCAGTAATAGAGGCCAATATGTTTGCTGAATTTGGCCATAGAGCTAAGCGTCCCACTGTTTGGGGATGGGCAATT GCAAAGAAGAAGCTTTCTATGGAACCTGTTCATTTTCCTTCTAAAGAAGA GGCTGAAATAGAGAGGATCAAGGCTGAAAAATCTGACTTGGAAAGGGGACACACAGAAGAG ATTGAAGGTAATCTGGTTTATGAAGCCTGCttggaaaaacaaaagaagacaCTGCATGGGCATTGTCAAGCTCTTCAGAATGAT GTGTCAAGACTAGAGGAAGAGTTGCATAGGGAAAGAGATAAGAGGACAGCTCTGGAAGCTGGACTTACCCCTTCTCAAGGAACTGTAACTCTCCCAAATACGGTTGATGAAAAG ATAAAGGCAGATATTAAGGACATAGCTCAAGCAGAGGCAGACATAAACAATTTGAACAAAAAGGTTGATGAATTGTGGATGCAGCTGAATCAACTACTTGAGCAAAATTCTGTTTCCATGAATGATAGGTCCAATCGGCATCAACCAAATCATCAAGAAAAAAG AGAAAGTGGTTGCTCGTTTTTGACGGGGTGGATTACATATAGGCCGGGGCATTTTCGTTGTGGCTTGGAATCGACATCGAATTAG